GGTGCGGATTTAGGATTATCTTTTGCGGGTAGATATTATTTCTGACATCTTAGAATTCGTTTCGAATTCTTCTCAATTCTGGATCGCTTTTTTGTAAAACGATAAGTCCATTTGCCTTTGAGGAACGGAGCCTTTCGGCTCCGTTTTATTATGGGGGAGGGAATTATTCTCCGTCTTCTAACAGATTGTTCAGGCTTTCGATGAGTACTTCTACTTCTACACCGTAGCCCATGCAAACTTGCTCGATGGTTTCGAGTTCATTGATGGAACAATGGGAGCATCCCCCTAAGTGATAGCTGGAGAATACTAGGCCTGCTTCTGGATGAAGTGCGATCGCCTCTCCTACCGTCATTTCCTTAAAAAATCTTGGCTTGACCGCTTCCGACATGGGGAAAATCTCCTAAAGTACTGGTTTGATTCCAGTATATAGACTCCCCAGGCGCAAGTCAATTCCATGTTTTTTCAAGAAACCGGCAAATTCTACATCCGGATCGAAGAAAGATTCGAATCCTCTCATTATCTATATAAGTATTTCCCGGACGGCTCGGATGAGCCTATCCACGGGCATTCTTTCAAGGTTGAAGTCTATTTATCCGGTAGGAAGAATATAGGAGAGGACGGCATTAGCTTCGATTTTCTAACCTCAAAGAACCGCTTGAAAGAGCTAGTAGGTGAGCTGGACCACATTCTGATCAATGATCATGCGGACTTCAAAACTACAAATCCTACCTCCGAGAATATGGCCCGTTGGTTTTACTACGGATTGAAGGATAGCGTTTCTGCTGCCGATGGAAAGGTGGATCGGATCGTGATCCATGAAGGTCCCGAAAACCTGGCTTATTTCGAACCGATTTCTTGATGCGCTGATCGGGTGCAACGGAAGCTAAAAATCATCGGTCGATCTCTTAAATTCGAAAGCCTCGTTCTGAACGAAATGAAAACCGCGACTTCCATGAAAGAAAACCAATGAGTTCCGGTTATCCTCATTTATATAAGATATGATGTAATCGGAGCGAGAATTCCGCATTAAGATTGAATTGAGGTTGTAGGAAGGGAGCTTTTCTGATAAAACAAAATCCGGGTTCCCACGAGCCACTCCCCCCGAAACCCGATAAAGGGCGGGGGCGCTTTTGACTTGAGAGTAGGAATGGAATTTCTGTTCCGGATTTTTAGAATCGCTGTGGATGAACGATTATACGATATCGATTGGCCTCTTATTCGGCTATTTTTTTCCTACGAGTCCGAATCGGATGAGACTTTCCGCCGTTGCCAGAATCGCTTCTTCGTTCGATATAGGGGACCAACCCAAGATTCGTTTTGCCTTTTCGTTCGAGCCGTTCTTCTTCTTACCTAACTCGGGAAGAATCTGCTTCGCTCCTTGGTCCCACAAAGATACGATTCGGACCAACCAATTAGGAACGGTTTTTGTAGGAACCTTCTCC
The sequence above is a segment of the Leptospira wolffii serovar Khorat str. Khorat-H2 genome. Coding sequences within it:
- a CDS encoding DUF1858 domain-containing protein — protein: MSEAVKPRFFKEMTVGEAIALHPEAGLVFSSYHLGGCSHCSINELETIEQVCMGYGVEVEVLIESLNNLLEDGE
- a CDS encoding 6-carboxytetrahydropterin synthase produces the protein MFFQETGKFYIRIEERFESSHYLYKYFPDGSDEPIHGHSFKVEVYLSGRKNIGEDGISFDFLTSKNRLKELVGELDHILINDHADFKTTNPTSENMARWFYYGLKDSVSAADGKVDRIVIHEGPENLAYFEPIS